A portion of the Gossypium arboreum isolate Shixiya-1 chromosome 8, ASM2569848v2, whole genome shotgun sequence genome contains these proteins:
- the LOC128296652 gene encoding uncharacterized protein LOC128296652, which yields MRVLDKKAMADLMVLLWNCWNNRNNFIFRGKEEEATIIWERARTLSGDFRICNMLKAPLLSSNSEVKKWKKSPKGFVKVNFDATVGINSTGYGIIMSDNDCFVLGGGGGFIARRMSVHEAECVALEKSKQLAIQLNILGDVIFETDHARLVNKWRNSATDWHAHQKLHSCC from the coding sequence ATGCGTGTCCTCGACAAAAAAGCTATGGCCGACCTTATGGTATTGTTATGGAACTGCTGGAATAATCGCAATAACTTCATTTTCAGGGGAAAAGAAGAGGAGGCTACGATCATTTGGGAGAGGGCTAGAACTCTAAGCGGAGATTTTCGCATCTGCAACATGTTAAAGGCTCCACTGCTTTCTTCTAATAGTGAGGTTAAGAAATGGAAAAAATCGCCGAAGGGATTTGTTAAAGTCAATTTCGATGCCACTGTAGGGATAAACAGTACGGGGTATGGAATAATTATGAGTGACAATGATTGCTTTGTTTTAGGAGGTGGTGGAGGCTTTATTGCAAGGAGAATGTCGGTGCATGAGGCTGAATGTGTGGCGCTTGAAAAGAGCAAACAACTGGCAATCCAGCTGAATATTTTAGGCGACGTGATTTTTGAAACTGATCATGCGAGGTTGGTCAATAAATGGAGGAACAGTGCAACGGATTGGCACGCGCATCAAAAATTGCATAGCTGCTGTTAA